GGATTATCCCGTGCCAGCTTCATAACACCAACCAGCATTAAGGACTGAATCGAAAAGCCGATCACAATCCCTGTCAATATGACCGCCTGGGGAACCGGATCGGCGTAAGCCACATTCTTGACACTTGAAATAATTGGTGTGAACAAGCCCTCTCGCGATGCAATCACCACGTAATAGGCGATAACCCCTGTGCTCATGACATCCATAGAGACGATTTTCATGACCAGGTTCTTTTTTAAGATGATCCCGAAAAAACCACACAATATTGTTGCTAATACACATGCTTCTAACACGGGAATTGCCTGTTGGGTAAGGGTTAGTCGTAATTACTGTTCAGAAAAAAGACTATTTATGATTAATAGTTTTATTATTCTGAGGCATTGAGGACAGATAAAAGGCTGCTTTTTACATACACTTTACCTATACCCTGCCACCGTTAGACTGATCACGGTCCTAGTCATCACTACGGTTTTCGGTCTCGTCAACTCAGAAATCAGACGTTAGCATGCCTCAAAAAAAGGCAGCAAAAAAACCAACATAGACTGCACCATAAAGTCCAGCCACAGGTTCAGCACCACAAGCAAGACTAAAGACCAGTGCTAGAGGAAGGGAAACAATTACAGCAGTTAGATCACCAAACACATCACCACGCAGGTTCCCAAGGTGGATACGGTTTATGGTCTGCGTGGTATTACACCTAGCAGGATTTGACATATGGTTACTATTGAAATGAGTCTATGCCTGAATCAAAAAATGCGCTTTAAACTTATAAGTAAATGTACCATAGGAAGCTAGACAAAGGGGAGTATTTGGAGATTTTGAATTGTCGATGATATCCCAAAGCATTACTTATGCTTGTATATTATTGATTCCTCTTTTGTTAGTTGACAAAAATGCCAAATATTATATTTATTTTTTAGACAAGTAAGTGAAGCTCAAACCTCTCCTCTTCTTAGATATCCAATCATGGACCATTAATCCACGTCCAAGACAAAATGCTTAAAAGTCTTTAGTGTTACAAAGTATACTATTTTCGCTCAATTACTTATAATTCGTCATTGCGAATGGAGCGTAAGCGCAAAGCGCACGCTAAGAGCGAACGCGCAGCGTGTCCCCTTGGGCGCTGCTTTGTATGCCTACCGCACGCCTTACGTCTAAAGCCCTCTGGGCGTGCGCTTTGCGCATACACTTCATTTCATTACGCTCGCAATGACAACTAATTATCCGGACTTGATATTACACACGAGTTACGAAAAAACAAAATTGTGAGATTGCTTCCTTACGTCGCAATGACACAACTACGTTTTCCTTGCGTAAGTCCTGTTTGTATAAAACCGCTCCTGGAAGCTTTCCGGTATATCCCATCGTTGCAACCTTTTGACCACCCAAAGGGATTTTGTTAAGTTTTAATATCAAAAAGCCTGAATATATATTCATCTGTTCTATTATTCAACTTACAACGAGTTAGGAGAAAATTATGACTACCGTAACCCAGATGAAATGCGCTTGTGAACCTTGCCTGTGTATTGTTTCACTAGAGAATGCGGTTAAAAAAGATGATCAATACTACTGCTCAGAAGCGTGTGCAGAAGGGCATAAGACTATGAAAGGCTGCGGTCATGGCGGCTGCGGTTGTTAAAAAAGTACTAAGAATTAAGGATTGGGGACTAGGAAAGACAATTCCTAGTCCCCAATTTTTTCTCCTCAGTGCTGAGTATTCAATTTATAGGTTTGACATCACATCTCGTGCTACTTTTAGAGTCTGCTCAATATCTTCTTCGGTATGGGCAATAGAAGTAAACCCTGCCTCAAATTGAGATGGTGCCAGATAAATCCCTCGTTCTAACATTCCACGGTGGAAGCGTCCGAATTTACTTGTATCAGACTTTTTGGCGTCCTCGTAGTTATGGACTGGTCCATTGGTGAAGAATAGACCAAACATCCCACTGATTTGACCTCCACAAGCTGGGTGACCTGTTTCTTTGGCAACTTGCAGCAAGCCATCGGCTAACTTTTTCGTAATACTGTCCAAATAATCGTATGTACCTGGTTTTTGCAGCAATTCGAGTGTTTTAATTCCAGCAGTCATTGCTAAGGGGTTACCAGAAAGAGTCCCAGCTTGATACACAGGACCATTCGGAGCAACCATTGACATAATATCGCGACGACCGCCGTAAGCTCCTACTGGCAAACCACCGCCGATAACTTTGCCTAAAGTTGTTAAATCAGGGGTGACGCCAAACTTCTCCTGTACGCCGCCGTAAGCAATTCGGAAACCCGTCATAACCTCATCAAACACTAACAATGCCCCATGTTCTTGGGTCAGTTCTCGTAGACCTTCTAGGAAACCCGCATCAGGGGGAATAAACCCAGCATTGCCAACGATTGGCTCTAGAATCACACCAGCAATTTGGTCGCGGTTTTCCTCAAACAGGGCTTTGACAGCTTCTAGGTCATTGAAAGGAGCATTTAGGGTATTGCTGGTAGCCGATTTGGGTACGCCAGGAGAATCTGGTAAACCAAGTGTGGCGACACCAGAGCCAGCCTTTACTAAGAACATATCGGCGTGACCGTGGTAACAGCCCTCGAACTTAATGAGTTTATCGCGTCCTGTGAAAGCCCGCATTAAACGCAGCACTGCCATACAAGCTTCTGTGCCGGAGTTAACAAATCTTACCATTTCGATACTAGGAACGGCATCGATGACCATTTCTGCTAGTACATTTTCTAGCAAGCTGGGCGCACCAAAGCTCGTTCCTTTTTCCAAGGCTTGATGCAGTGCTGCAATCACTTCAGGATGGGCATGACCGCAAATAGCTGGTCCCCAGGTTCCCACATAGTCAATGTACTGGTTACCATCCACATCCCAAATGTATGCGCCATTAACTCGATCAAAAACAATCGGTTGTCCGCCCACGGATTTGAAAGCTCGGACGGGAGAACTGACTCCCCCTGGCATAAGATTTTGGGCAGCAGCAAAGATTTCTTGTGATTTTGTAGTTTTAATAGTTGTATTTACCAAGATAATCTCCTAGAGTGGTTAATAAAAAGCTCTATCCTAGGATAGGAGTAAATGTCGTCTGAAATTCATATCCTAGTAAAATACCTAGTTAAATAGCTGAACCTAGAAAGTAACAATATGTTATACAAGTCCAACCAAGACTTGCCTTTAGACATCCGCACTCGTTTTTCGGAAGCATACCAAGATTTGTACCGAGCTGCTTTTAACTCGGCCATTCATTGGTACGGTGAGGCACCAAAAGCTCACCAAGTAGCGTTGAGTGCAGTTAAAATGCAATCGGCGATGTATAAAAACTTTGTTTAAAAGCTGGAAGTTCGGTAATGAGTTAGAAAATACATACCAGATCCAATCTCTAGAATGGTATCGTGAACCCATGAACTATTTCTGAAAAAACGAAGCGACTGGTATGTTTTCTTCCGATTTGCATTTAACACACGACACCATCCCGGTTGAAAGAATTCGTTACGATGAAAAGGGTTTAGTGCCAGCAATTGTCCAAGATTATCTGGATGGCACTATCTTGATGATGGCCTGGATGAATCAACAGTCGCTACAAAAGACTTTGGAAACAGGTGAAACTTGGTTTTGGAGTCGTTCCCGGCAGGAGTTATGGCACAAGGGAGCAACTTCAGGGCATATCCAGAAAGTGAAAACTATGCGTTACGACTGCGATAGTGATGCGATTTTGCTGGGGGTAGAGCAGATAGGAGATATAGCCTGCCACACGGGTGAGCGCAGTTGTTTTCACAAAGTGGATGGAAGTATTGTGCCGGCACCCGGAGATACATTGTCGCAATTGTTTGCTGTGATTTGCGAGCGCCGCGATAATCCACAACAAGACTCTTACACCTGTAAGTTACTTGCAGGGGGCGATAACAAGATTTTGAAGAAAATTGGTGAGGAATCTGCTGAGGTGGTCATGGCTTTTAAGGATGATGACCCAGATGGTATTGCTTCTGAAGTTGCTGATTTACTGTACCACACTCTTGTGGCATTAGCTCATCATAAAGTTGATTTGAAGGCAGTTTATCAGAAGTTGCAACAGCGCCGGAAATGATTTCTACAACCCCTCTAACGCGCTTAACTTTAAGCTTGAAACAAAACCGATAGCAAGGGGGTTGGCGGTCTGTTGCAGGGGGAAAAAACTAGGTTTTACTCAAGGCGCGCTCTCTAGTACAGTTAGTTGAGCAGAAAATATATCATGAGTAATTGCCAAAAACCTTGAGCTTTTGGTAACACAAAGCCTGTCGCTTAGCCATAAAATCGCTAGAAATGTACTAATTTGACATCTTTAAAATTGATTTTTCGTTTCATCCTCTGTATTACAGTTCAAATTCAGATTTTTTGTAATTCTTATCATTGAGTAGAATTTTCCTCACTGATTCCACAGACTTTCCACAGCTACTTGCGGACTTTTCCACAGTTGATTAGTTATGTAACAAGCTTTTAGTTTTTTACTGTGGATTTCTTTGTGTTGCAAGTGAGCATCTAATACTACTGAGTTAATATTAAATTCTGTAAAGAAAAGTAGTGGCAAACCTGGTTTTTTCGTAAAGATTTATTTCTGAAAAATTTCTGCGTAACATTTGGCAGCATTGACAAACCCACCCCCTTTTAACGCAAAATGATGCGACTTGCTTTTTTAGTCCGTTAAACTGCTGTGTAAATCTACCTAAACTTTTGCTAAAGATTATGGGACAAGGTCAGGGTTGGGCAAAGTCTCGACAAAACTGGACAACCATTAAAAAATCTACTTGTCTAACGAGTAAACTTTGCCCAGTTTGGCGATTGATTGAGAATAATCGCAATAATCTTCGTATTAGAACCCGCCAAACTGTCAAGGAAGTCCCCCGTTTTGTCAAGAAAATGCACTATGGCTTACTAGAAGCAAGTTACCTCTATTAGAGAACTTTAAAGGAGACGAATCTTATGAATCCAAGAGTTAGCATATTTACAGAAATCCCTGAAACACTTGATGAATCGCTGAAAAACTACTTGGAAACACATCCAGACTGGGATCAAAACCGTGTGTTGACAGCAGCACTGTCCTTGTTTTTACTTCAAAATGGAGATAGCGATCGCCGTGCTGCACGGGTTTATCTGGAAACTTTATTTCATCAGTGCTAAGTAGAAATTTATTCTCTGCATCAGGGCTTTCAGTAAGACTTGCAATTGATGAACCATGAATTGTTTTGTGATATCTGGCACACTGTTTACAAGGAAACAACGCCTTTTTTTGAGTCCGACAACTGCTAATAAAGGCTTAGTTTGTAGTAGAAAACCAAAGCTTTAACCTTTTGCGGTAATTCCCCATCCTTCCACAGGGTGGGGATGTAAGGCAGGCACTACCTGACGTCGTAACCAAACAAATTCGGATCGACTTCTCCCAACTGCAAATCACCTAAACCATACTCCGCCCAACGCCTCTCAACCATTGCTGCCACTTCTGGATCTGACTCTAAAGGCGCACCCCATTCATGTTCGATTTCCGGGGGAATCTTGGTTGTTGCATCAATTCCCATTCTTCCTCCTAAACCAATCTTCTCGCTGGCAAAATCCAAACTATCAAATGGGGTGTTGGGCAAAATAAACACATCTCGTGTGGGGTCAACTTTGGAACTAATTGCCCACACCACCTGACGCGGATCTCTGATATTAATATCTTTATCTACGACAATCACAAACTTAGTGTAGGTGAACTGTGGCAAAGCACTCCAAAAAGCAAGAGCTGCGCGTCGCGCTTGTCCTGGATATGATTTATCTATAGATATAATCGCCGCTTTGTAACTCAAAGCTTCCATTGGTAAGAAGAAATCGACAATTTCTGAAACTTGTTGTCGCAAAATCGGGGTGTAGATGCGGTTGAGTGCGATCGCCATCATCGCTTCTTCTTTCGGTGGACGTCCGCTAAATGTGGTTAAATAAATCGGGTCTTTGCGATGCGTCATACATTGGAAGCGAATCAGAGGGGAATCTTCCACGCCGCCATAATAACCCATGTGGTCCCCAAAAGGACCATCTGGCAAAATCTCCCCTGGTGTAATTGTTCCTTCGAGAACAAATTCTGAATCTGCTGGGACTTCTAAATCTACTGTTTTACACTTTGCTAACTGTACGCCAGAACCGCCGTAAAGTCCAGCAAATAACCATTCTGATAAATCTACAGGTATTGGTGTGGCAGCTGCCATGATAATCAGGGGATCTACACCGAGGGCGATCGCCACCTCTAATTTTTTCCCACGTTCTGCCGCTTTGCGTAAATGTCTTGCCCCACCCCGCACCGATAACCAATGAACAGTCATCGTATTTTTTGATTGTAATTGCAGGCGATACACACCCACATTTGGTGTCCCTGTTTCACAGTCCCTGGTAATTACAAGTCCCAGCGTAATAATCTTGCCTGCATCACCAGGATAAGGGCGTATCAAAGGCAACTTTTCAAAATCCAACTCATCACCTTGAATCACCACTTGCTGACAAGCAGGGAAAAAATCTCGTCCCGGTTTCGCCTTCAGCACATCGAACAGCACTTTACCAAACTCCACCGCCTGAGAAATCTTCTTGGGTGGTTTTGGTTGTTGCAGCATTGCCAACTTTTTCCCTAATTCTTCCAACTCCTGTGGATGCTGCATATTCATTGCCCAGCATATCCGTTCCACTGTACCCAGCAAATTTACCGCCACAGGGAAAGAAGCGCCTTTGACATTTTCAAATAGGAGTCCGGGGCCACCTTTTTGCAGCATTCGGTTAGAAATTTCAGCAATTTCTAAATCTGAGTCAACCAGGGCGGAAATTCGCCGTAATTGTCCTCTTTCTTCCAGAAGTTTGATAAATCCCCGTAAATCTCTTGCCATTGTTCCAAAAAATAAATATTTAAGAAGTGTGAAGCGTTCTCTTATATTATTTATGACAGAGAGGGCAAGTTGGAGTAATAACTCTACAATACTTCTGCTTGCTTGAACTTTAAAAAGGAAAAGTAGCAGTAAAAATTTTCATGCTTGCTTCTTGATTATCACCCAGATCAGTACCTTTAAAGTCCAGATATTAGGTAGCAATAATGTCGATACGCGTAGCGTCAAGCGTATGGGCAAAGCGCACGCTGCGCTAACGACTGAGCGCTCAGGCCGAAGTCCTCCCGCTTATCGCCCCAGGCTATTTCCAAATCAACAATTGATGCAAAGATTGAAGAAGAACTGGCGGCAGGTTGTGCTATCAAGAGAAGAAAATCAAGCAAACAGGCTCCGAAGAACGAATGACTAGTTCAACTAACCAACAAATTTTACTTAAAACCCGCCCAGTTGGAGAACCAAAAGAGAGTGATTTCGCCCTGGTGGAAAACCCAATACCAGAACCAGGGGAAGGCGAAGTTCTTAACCGTACGATCTACCTGTCCCTCGATCCCTATATGCGCGGTCGAATGAGCGATCGCGAATCTTATGTTGCCCCGGTGGAGTTGGCATCCGTGATGGTCGGTGGCACAGTTAGCCAAGTGATCAAATCTAACCATCCCCAATTCTCAACTGGAGATTTTGTGCTGGGTTATGACGGCTGGCAAGCCTATGCCGTATCGAAAGGGGAAACTTTACGTAAGCTTGACCCAAATCAAGCGCCGATCTCTTATGCGTTGGGCATAACGGGGATGCCCGGAATGACCGCATATTTTGCTCTGCTTGATGTTGGGCAACCCAAAGCTGGTGAAACGGTTGTTGTTTCTGCTGCTTCTGGTGCAGTCGGTTCTATAGTTGGTCAAATTGCCAAAATAAAAGGCTGTCGGGCTGTAGGGGTGGCTGGGAGTGACGCGAAATGCGATTATGCGGTGAAAGAATTGGGTTTTGATGCCTGCATAAACCGCAAAACTCAAGAACTGAGTTCAGCACTAAAAGATGCTTGCCCTAATGGTATTGATATTTACTTTGACAATACGGCTGGTGCAATTTTAGAAGCTGTGTTGCAGCAGATTAATCTTGGGGCAAGAATACCATTAGTTGGTTTAATTTCACAATATAACGCAGAAAATCCTCCCCCTGGTCCTAATTTGATGCCCTTGTTGATTAAACGTGCTTTAATCAAAGGTTTTCTTGTTTTAGATTACCAACACCGTCAAACAGAGTTCTTAAACGATGTTTCTCAGTGGTTGCGCGAAGGTAAGCTCAAGTATAAAGAAGACATTGTAGAGGGTCTGGAAAACGCCTCTCACGCCTTCATCGGTTTACTACAGGGGAAAAACTTTGGCAAACTGATTGTCAAGGTCAATAACGACCCCACACAATAAGCATACCTAATCAACGAGTTACAAGCAATTTTAGAAGCCTTTGAGTAAGCTGAATGAATAGACGCTTACTCCGTCCTAGGGCTAACTTCAACCTGTAGACAGATATTTTACTATGATATTTTTTCTAGCATTCGAGCTACAGTTACAACTTTAAAGATGTAGATATGAGGCTGAGGTTAAAACGCCGATTGTTTGGTCAGTTTGCGATCGCAACCACATTTGGAACTATGGTGGAGAGTCTCAAAGCGAAGACCCTGGCTCAATCAAAGCCTCAGTCTCGTCCTCCATCAGCGATATCCCCTGATCCGAGTAGTTTTGTTGACATCAAACTGCGTGTAAATGGAACAGAACACGCGCTAAAAATCGAACCTCGTGTAACACTACTTGATGTGCTGCGTGAACGTCTGAATCTGACTGGGTCGAAAAAGGGCTGCGATCACGGTCAGTGCGGTGCTTGTACGGTATTAGTTGATGGGCGGCGCGTTAACTCGTGCCTGACTTTTGCTATTATGCACACTGACGCAAAAATCACAACTATCGAAGGACTGGCACAAGGAGAAAATCTACATCCCATGCAAGCTGCGTTTATTGCTCGCGATGCGTTTCAGTGCGGCTACTGCACACCGGGACAGATTTGTTCGGCGGTGGGTTTGGTGAACGAAAAACACGCTAAATCTGATGCTGATATTCGGGAACTGATGAGTGGCAATATCTGCCGTTGCGGTGCTTATCCAAATATCGTGAATGCTGTGCGCGATGTATTAGAGGGAAAAAAGGATGCAGCCGTTTAGCTATAAGAAAGCAGGAGGAGCGGACAATGCTGTAGCATTGGTTAGTCCACAGGAGCAAGCCGCATACCTGGCAGGGGGAACTAGCCTAATCGATTTGATGAAGCTGAATGTCCAGACACCACAACAGTTGGTTGACATTAACCCACTCCCCCTAAGCAAGATAGAAATGCACAACAACGGTGTACGAATTGGAGCAATGGCACGTAATAGCGACGTTGCTTATGATGCAATGATTCGCGAGCGTTACCCTGTGCTGTCAGAAGCGTTGCTGTCTGGGGCTTCGCCGCAACTGCGGAACATGGCATCGGTGGGCGGAAATTTGCTACAACGTACTCGTTGCTACTACTTCCGCGATACTGCGTTTCCCTGTAATAAGCGTGTTCCCGGTTCTGGCTGTCCCGCAATTGAGGGCCATAATCGGATTCACGCGATTCTCGGCGGCAGCGATCGCTGTATTGCCACTCATCCTTCTGATATGGCTGTAGCAATGGTAGCACTTGATGCCGTTGTACAGATACGAGGTTCAAAGGGAGAGCGCAGTGTTCCGCTGGTTGATTTTCACCTCTTACCGGGCGAGACACCAGAACGGGAGACAGTTCTGCAACACGGAGAGTTAATTGTTGCCGTTGATTTGCCTGGTTCACCGTTTGCGAGGCGATCGCACTATTTGAAAGTCCGCGATCGCGCTTCCTACGCCTTTGCAATGGCATCGGTTGCAACTGCATTAGATATTCAAAATGGGATCATTCGTTCAGCACGCATTGCCCTCGGTGGGGTAGGAACAAAGCCCTGGCGTGCCTACGCTGCGGAAAAATTGCTCGTCAACAAGCCAGCAAACGAGGCAACGTTTCAAGCGGCGGCGAATGCAGCTGTCGCTGGATCTAAACCGCAAAAATACAACGGCTTTAAAGTAGAACTGACTAAACGTACAATTGTTCGGGCGCTCTTCACGGTGGGAGGGATGGCGTGAATACTGGGGATAAAAATGGAGTTATCGGCAAACCGGTTAACCGAGTCGATGGACATCTCAAGGTGACTGGCGGCGCACGCTATGCGGCTGAGTTTCCGGTAGCAAAAATGACTTATGGGGTGACAATTCAAAGCACGATCGCCAAAGGTAAAATTACCCAAATTGATACAAAGGCTGCGGAGCAAGTACCAGGTGTGCTAGCAGTGATTACCCACCTCAACGCGCCGAAAGCTTCAGGCGAAAAGGGTGGTGGTCGCAAGTTGCAACTGCTGCAAGATAACATTGTGCTTTATAGTGGTCAGCATATTGGTATCGTGGTTGCAGATACTTTTGAACGAGCAATGCACGCCGCCTCACTCGTAAAAGTCCGCTATCAGGAAGAAAAACCGACCATACATATGAAGGATAACCTCGACAAGGCATATGTACCTGGAGGGAAAATTCCTAGAAACGAGCCACCTGACAAATCTCACGGCGATGTTGCCCAAGCATTAACGACAGCCGCTGTCCGCGTTGAGGAAACTTATACCACCCCGGTGGAAAATCACAATCCGATGGAACCTCATGCCACAACCGCAGTTTGGCAAGGCAATCAATTGTTAGTATATGATGCGACTCAGGGAATCTTTTCGGCTCAACAAAAAATTGCCGGAGCATTGGGAATTGAGCCAGCAAATATCCGCCTGATGTCTTACTATGTCGGCGGTGGTTTCGGTTGCAAAGGATCGGCTTGGTCGCACGTACCTCTAGCAGCAATGGCGGCACGCCAGGTGAATCGCCCAGTCAAGCTGGTGCTGGGACGGATACAGATGTATGGTCCTGTTGGCTTTCGACCAGAGACAATTCAACAGGTTTCTTTGGGCGCAACCCGTGACGGAAAATTAACCGCACTGCGACATAGTGGAACGTCGCAAACTTCAACCTTCGATGAATTTATCGAACCGGTTGGTAAAAGCGCAGGCATGCTCTATGCTTGCCCAAATATCGAAACCAGCCACCGTCTAGTTCAGCTTGATCAGGGAACACCAACCTACATGCGTGCCCCTGGCGAAGCTTCAGGCTCGTTCGCCTTAGAATCGGCAATAGACGAACTGGCTTACAAACTTAACATTGATCCAATAGAATTGCGTTTGCGTAACTATGCTGAGGTTGATCCTAGCAACAAATTACCTTGGTCAAGCAAATCACTGAGAGAATGTTATAAAGTAGGTGCACAACGGTTTGGTTGGCAAAAGCGTAATCCCAAGCCCCGTTCGATGCGAGACGGTAATTATTTGATTGGTTGGGGAATGGCAACGGCGACATATCCCACGAATCGTTCTCCAGCATCGGCGATCACCCAAATTATGGCAGACGGTACAGCCCTTGTCCGCAGTGGTTCACAGGATATTGGCACGGGAACCTATACCGTCATGACTCAAGTGGCGGCGCAAGCACTTGGTTTACCAGTTGAGAAAATCCGCTTTGAACTGGGCGATACGAATATGCCAGAAACTCCCGTTTCTGGTGGCTCACAAACAGCTGCTAGTGTAGGAACGGCGGTGCATTTGGCGGGAAATGAAGCTCGCAGTAAGCTTTTGCAACTAGCACTAGCCGATCAAGCATCACCGCTGTATGGTGCAAATGCTGAGGATGTTATTGCTGAAAATGGCAGTTTGTTTTTAAAAAATAAATCGTCCAAAAGTGAAACTTATGCAGGAATTTTGGCACGACATAAGATGAAAATGATTGAAGCGCGTGCAGATGCCAAACCTGGAGAGGAAAAACAGAAGTATTCCATGCATTCTTTCGGCGCACAGTTTGCCGAAGTGCGAGTTAACCCTGATTCAGGTGAAATTAGGGTGACGCGCTGGGTTGGTGCCTTTGGCGTTGGACGTATACTCAATGCCAAAACAGCCGACAGTCAGCTCATCGGTGGGATTGTTTATGGGATCGGGATGGCGCTGATGGAACACACACTCACAGATCCTAATCGGGGACGTGTTGTAAATGCAGATTTAGCAGAGTATCATGTACCAGTGAATGCAGACGTTCCGCCTATTGAGGTGTTGTTCGTTGATGAAAACGATCCTCATATCAACCCGCTTGGAGTCAAAGGAGTTGGTGAAATAGGGATAACTGGAGTTGCGGCGGCGATCGCCAATGCTGTTTATCATGCAACAGGCAAGCGCATCCGGGATTTGCCAATTACACTAGACAAGCTTTTGTAGATAGAAAATGCGATGATCGCACAAACGATGAAAGCTCAATCACACCATCGGCGATCGCTACATGACCAGTATGAGCAAAAAGTTCATACGCGGCAATGATATACTTTAGTTTCTTTTGAGAATCAGTAGAAGTCTCAGGGCTGATGACGACTGAAGTAGAATTTGGTACTGTTAGGTCGCAATCACTGTAGTTACATTCGTGACCGAGATGAGTAGTCGAACAGCCCGCTCCTACGCTT
This portion of the Brasilonema sennae CENA114 genome encodes:
- a CDS encoding xanthine dehydrogenase family protein molybdopterin-binding subunit translates to MNTGDKNGVIGKPVNRVDGHLKVTGGARYAAEFPVAKMTYGVTIQSTIAKGKITQIDTKAAEQVPGVLAVITHLNAPKASGEKGGGRKLQLLQDNIVLYSGQHIGIVVADTFERAMHAASLVKVRYQEEKPTIHMKDNLDKAYVPGGKIPRNEPPDKSHGDVAQALTTAAVRVEETYTTPVENHNPMEPHATTAVWQGNQLLVYDATQGIFSAQQKIAGALGIEPANIRLMSYYVGGGFGCKGSAWSHVPLAAMAARQVNRPVKLVLGRIQMYGPVGFRPETIQQVSLGATRDGKLTALRHSGTSQTSTFDEFIEPVGKSAGMLYACPNIETSHRLVQLDQGTPTYMRAPGEASGSFALESAIDELAYKLNIDPIELRLRNYAEVDPSNKLPWSSKSLRECYKVGAQRFGWQKRNPKPRSMRDGNYLIGWGMATATYPTNRSPASAITQIMADGTALVRSGSQDIGTGTYTVMTQVAAQALGLPVEKIRFELGDTNMPETPVSGGSQTAASVGTAVHLAGNEARSKLLQLALADQASPLYGANAEDVIAENGSLFLKNKSSKSETYAGILARHKMKMIEARADAKPGEEKQKYSMHSFGAQFAEVRVNPDSGEIRVTRWVGAFGVGRILNAKTADSQLIGGIVYGIGMALMEHTLTDPNRGRVVNADLAEYHVPVNADVPPIEVLFVDENDPHINPLGVKGVGEIGITGVAAAIANAVYHATGKRIRDLPITLDKLL